The Salinibacterium sp. M195 genome includes a window with the following:
- a CDS encoding HAD family hydrolase codes for MTITVALFDLDDTLFAHRASVDLGIRSHRRSLGAAFAAGPTSDGSTVWPDDAAESVRWTALEEHHYHRYLSGELTFEGQRQARARGFVEPYGVMLNDAESSQWFDTYFEAYRAAWHLHDDAVACLDALDARSPALRVGIITNGELDFQTRKVETVGLTHRIEHLVASGEFGHTKPDPRIFHHTCELFDVDPADAVYIGDRLATDALGAANAGLTGVWLDRERSATTDQLDEARAAGVSVIHTLDELTPLLG; via the coding sequence TTGACCATCACCGTCGCCCTCTTTGACCTAGACGACACTCTGTTTGCCCATCGGGCATCGGTGGACCTCGGCATTCGTAGCCACCGCCGCTCACTCGGAGCTGCGTTCGCTGCGGGGCCGACTAGCGACGGCAGCACCGTGTGGCCTGACGACGCGGCTGAGAGTGTGCGCTGGACCGCGCTCGAAGAGCACCACTATCACCGCTACCTCAGCGGCGAGCTGACCTTCGAAGGCCAACGCCAAGCTCGCGCCCGCGGCTTCGTCGAGCCTTATGGCGTGATGCTCAACGACGCCGAATCGAGCCAGTGGTTCGACACCTACTTCGAGGCGTACCGCGCAGCGTGGCACCTTCACGATGACGCTGTGGCCTGTCTCGATGCGTTGGATGCCCGCTCCCCCGCCCTCCGCGTCGGCATCATCACCAACGGCGAGCTCGACTTTCAAACGCGCAAGGTTGAGACAGTTGGCCTCACCCACCGCATCGAACACCTCGTCGCCAGCGGCGAATTCGGACACACCAAACCCGACCCGCGCATCTTTCACCACACCTGCGAACTCTTCGATGTCGACCCCGCCGACGCGGTCTACATCGGCGACCGACTCGCGACGGATGCGCTGGGAGCCGCGAACGCAGGACTCACCGGAGTGTGGCTCGACCGCGAGCGCAGCGCAACCACCGACCAACTCGACGAAGCCCGTGCGGCCGGTGTCAGTGTCATCCACACCCTTGATGAATTGACGCCGCTGCTCGGCTGA
- the ribD gene encoding bifunctional diaminohydroxyphosphoribosylaminopyrimidine deaminase/5-amino-6-(5-phosphoribosylamino)uracil reductase RibD produces the protein MSTPEQHAQLEKLMLHALSLASRGPITGGNPQVGCVLVNDAGDIVAEGWHHGAGTPHAEVDALTKLGGNADGLTAVVTLEPCNHQGRTGPCAQALLDSGVSRVVYAVSDPGPHSAGGAERLRNGGVEVIAGVAQAEAEEFLHSWLTAARLQRPHVTVKWASTLDGRAAAADGTSQWITGTAARQHVHEQRARADAIVVGTGTVLADDPSLTARGDAGELLEWQPQPVVLGRREIPADAQLRQHPEQLRQIDGRDLNAALNELFEAGIRRVFVEGGPTIASAFIAAGLADELLIYLAPKLLGGPKVALSELGVSTMAEAKELSITELRPLGNDVLIVARPAAETRA, from the coding sequence ATGAGCACACCAGAACAGCACGCACAGCTCGAGAAGCTGATGCTTCATGCGCTGTCGCTTGCCAGTCGTGGCCCCATCACCGGCGGAAATCCTCAAGTTGGCTGCGTGCTCGTCAATGACGCTGGCGACATTGTTGCGGAGGGCTGGCACCACGGTGCCGGTACGCCTCATGCCGAAGTGGATGCCCTCACCAAACTTGGTGGCAACGCTGACGGCCTCACCGCTGTCGTCACCCTCGAACCCTGCAATCACCAGGGTCGCACCGGCCCGTGTGCTCAAGCCCTTCTCGATTCTGGGGTGAGCCGCGTCGTGTACGCGGTTTCAGACCCCGGGCCGCATTCTGCTGGCGGCGCCGAACGACTCCGCAACGGTGGCGTCGAAGTGATCGCCGGTGTTGCTCAAGCCGAAGCCGAAGAGTTTCTGCACTCGTGGCTAACCGCAGCCCGACTGCAGCGTCCGCACGTCACCGTGAAGTGGGCATCCACCCTCGACGGTCGCGCTGCCGCCGCCGATGGCACGAGCCAGTGGATCACCGGCACCGCGGCCCGCCAGCACGTGCACGAGCAACGCGCGCGCGCCGATGCGATCGTGGTGGGCACGGGCACGGTGCTCGCCGATGACCCGAGCCTGACCGCGCGGGGAGACGCCGGCGAACTGCTCGAATGGCAACCGCAGCCGGTGGTGCTCGGTCGGCGCGAGATTCCGGCGGATGCGCAACTGCGCCAACACCCCGAGCAACTGCGTCAGATTGACGGCCGGGACCTCAACGCCGCGCTGAACGAACTGTTTGAGGCGGGCATCCGACGTGTCTTCGTTGAAGGCGGACCCACTATCGCGAGCGCTTTCATCGCCGCTGGACTTGCGGATGAACTGCTCATCTATCTGGCCCCGAAACTGTTGGGTGGCCCCAAGGTGGCGCTCAGCGAGCTCGGGGTATCGACCATGGCTGAGGCGAAAGAACTCAGCATCACTGAACTTCGCCCGCTGGGCAACGACGTGCTGATTGTCGCCCGCCCGGCGGCAGAAACGAGAGCGTAA
- a CDS encoding riboflavin synthase, with protein sequence MFTGIIEELGDVVEFAATDDGARLTVRAPNAVSDAGHGDSISVSGVCLTVVDQGPDWFTADVMGVTLDMSTLGSLAAGARVNIERAMQVGDRLGGHIVQGHIDGTSTVLSVTDEGSWSILRFSLTEELAPLVARKGSIAVHGVSLTVSAVGRDWFEVSLIPETLTATTLGALALGDSVNIETDILARHVARMAEFTDAPSRHERTES encoded by the coding sequence ATGTTTACCGGAATCATTGAAGAGCTCGGCGACGTCGTCGAGTTTGCGGCCACCGACGATGGTGCGCGCCTGACGGTTCGCGCTCCGAATGCGGTGTCAGATGCCGGCCACGGTGACTCGATCAGCGTCAGCGGCGTGTGTCTCACCGTTGTCGATCAGGGGCCCGACTGGTTCACGGCTGACGTCATGGGCGTCACCCTCGACATGAGCACGCTCGGTTCGCTTGCCGCCGGCGCACGGGTCAACATCGAGCGCGCGATGCAGGTTGGCGATCGTCTTGGCGGCCACATCGTGCAGGGTCACATCGACGGCACGAGCACCGTGCTGAGCGTCACCGATGAGGGCAGTTGGAGCATCCTGCGCTTCAGCCTCACCGAAGAACTGGCCCCGCTGGTCGCCCGCAAGGGTTCAATCGCGGTGCATGGGGTCTCGCTCACGGTGAGCGCTGTGGGGCGCGACTGGTTTGAGGTTTCGTTGATTCCCGAAACTCTCACCGCAACAACGTTGGGAGCGCTCGCTCTGGGCGACTCCGTCAACATCGAAACCGACATCCTGGCGCGCCACGTGGCCCGGATGGCCGAGTTCACCGACGCACCTTCGCGTCACGAAAGGACCGAGTCATGA
- the ribB gene encoding 3,4-dihydroxy-2-butanone-4-phosphate synthase, giving the protein MSLATIPDAIEAIRAGRPVIVADDEGRENEGDVIISAELASQEWIAWMVRYSSGFICAPMTNEIADALALPPMVAVNEDPRGTAYTVSVDAASRLSTGISASDRAHTLRVLADPLSMPSSLHRPGHIMPLRAVDGGVRERDGHTEASVDLMKLAGLRPVAAISEIVLDSGEMMRLPELIEFGAREGVLVITILDLMRWLEENRCDTIPAPIEPIPEMSRVTFEVETTIPTGHGSFTVRAYRDNSTGADHVAFIAPGTLDHTGDGPTLVRVHSECLTGEAFGSLKCECGPQLDAALETIQHDGGAVIYLRGHEGRGIGLINKLRAYRLQEDGLDTLDANLALGLPADSRDYGAAVGILKDLGISSVSLLSNNPEKKRQLEERGVIVGDLVPLVVGVGVGNEGYLETKRDRMGHQLPTTAVLDEARLTAKGL; this is encoded by the coding sequence ATGAGCCTCGCCACAATCCCCGATGCCATCGAAGCGATCCGCGCTGGTCGCCCGGTCATCGTTGCAGACGATGAGGGCCGCGAGAACGAGGGCGACGTCATCATCTCCGCCGAACTCGCCAGCCAAGAGTGGATTGCGTGGATGGTGCGCTACTCCTCGGGCTTCATTTGCGCTCCGATGACCAACGAGATCGCCGACGCACTGGCCCTTCCGCCGATGGTTGCCGTGAACGAAGACCCCCGAGGCACCGCCTACACCGTGTCGGTGGATGCCGCTTCGCGTCTCAGCACCGGCATCAGCGCCTCGGACCGTGCCCACACTTTGCGCGTGCTGGCAGATCCGCTTTCGATGCCCTCGAGCCTGCACCGCCCCGGCCACATCATGCCGCTGCGTGCTGTCGATGGTGGCGTGCGCGAGCGCGATGGTCACACCGAGGCATCTGTCGATCTGATGAAGCTTGCCGGTCTTCGCCCCGTTGCGGCGATCTCTGAGATCGTGCTCGACTCCGGCGAGATGATGCGTCTTCCCGAACTGATCGAGTTTGGCGCGCGCGAGGGCGTGCTCGTCATCACCATCTTGGACCTCATGCGCTGGCTCGAAGAGAACCGTTGTGACACCATCCCGGCACCGATTGAACCAATCCCCGAGATGAGTCGGGTGACGTTCGAGGTCGAAACCACCATCCCGACTGGGCATGGTTCCTTCACGGTTCGTGCCTACCGCGACAACTCGACCGGTGCCGATCACGTCGCTTTCATCGCGCCGGGAACCCTCGATCACACAGGCGACGGCCCCACCCTGGTGCGCGTGCACTCGGAGTGCCTCACGGGTGAAGCGTTCGGCTCACTCAAGTGCGAGTGCGGCCCTCAGCTCGACGCAGCGCTGGAAACTATCCAGCACGATGGCGGTGCTGTGATTTACCTGCGCGGCCATGAAGGTCGCGGCATCGGACTCATCAACAAGCTGCGGGCCTACCGTCTGCAAGAAGATGGGCTCGACACTCTGGACGCGAATCTGGCCCTCGGTCTGCCTGCCGACTCCCGTGACTATGGAGCCGCCGTCGGCATCCTCAAGGATCTCGGAATCTCGTCGGTCAGCCTGCTGAGCAACAACCCCGAGAAGAAGCGTCAGCTCGAAGAACGCGGCGTCATTGTCGGCGACCTCGTGCCGCTCGTTGTTGGCGTCGGCGTCGGCAACGAAGGCTACCTCGAAACCAAGCGTGACCGCATGGGTCACCAACTCCCCACCACCGCCGTGCTCGATGAGGCACGGCTTACCGCGAAAGGCCTCTGA
- the ribH gene encoding 6,7-dimethyl-8-ribityllumazine synthase: MSGAGSPEIVTDATGLKVTIIAGQWHEVITNGLLAGAHRALQAANAEVTEVRVPGSFELPVASKAALDAGADAVVALGVIIRGGTPHFEYVSDAATSGLTQVSILTGKPVGFGVLTLDDEQQGLDRAGLEGSKEDKGEEAANAAIATAVLLRQIRGA, translated from the coding sequence ATGAGTGGCGCAGGATCCCCCGAAATTGTTACCGACGCAACCGGCCTCAAGGTCACGATCATCGCCGGACAATGGCATGAAGTCATCACCAACGGACTGCTCGCTGGTGCCCACCGCGCCCTCCAAGCAGCGAATGCCGAGGTGACCGAGGTGCGCGTTCCCGGCAGCTTCGAACTGCCCGTCGCGAGCAAGGCAGCCCTGGATGCTGGGGCGGATGCCGTTGTCGCTCTCGGCGTCATCATCCGTGGTGGTACGCCCCACTTCGAATACGTGTCGGATGCCGCCACCAGCGGCCTTACGCAAGTGTCGATCCTGACCGGCAAGCCGGTGGGCTTTGGCGTGCTCACGCTCGACGACGAGCAGCAGGGCCTCGATCGTGCCGGGCTAGAGGGCTCAAAAGAGGACAAGGGCGAGGAAGCCGCCAACGCTGCCATCGCGACCGCGGTGCTGTTGCGGCAGATTCGCGGAGCCTAA
- a CDS encoding YidH family protein encodes MTEPEQPPPRRFPRRVYGVGTEPDARFSLANERTFLAWIRTALALIAAGVALEAFVLPIAPGFRLGASLLLILLGVLAPMQAWFGWMKAEQSLRLGRPLPSPNLAGPIGGGVVVAGLLLAIGILLQ; translated from the coding sequence GTGACAGAACCAGAACAGCCGCCTCCTCGCCGTTTTCCGCGCCGTGTCTATGGTGTTGGAACCGAGCCGGATGCCCGTTTCAGCCTCGCGAACGAACGCACGTTTTTGGCCTGGATCCGCACCGCTCTCGCGCTGATCGCTGCGGGTGTCGCGCTTGAGGCATTCGTGTTGCCGATCGCTCCGGGGTTCCGCTTAGGGGCATCGCTTCTGCTGATTCTGTTGGGCGTTCTCGCACCCATGCAGGCCTGGTTCGGCTGGATGAAGGCCGAGCAGTCCCTGCGCCTCGGGCGCCCTCTCCCCTCCCCTAACCTCGCTGGCCCCATTGGTGGCGGCGTTGTCGTCGCCGGGCTGCTGCTCGCGATCGGCATCCTGCTCCAGTGA
- a CDS encoding DUF202 domain-containing protein, producing MTRAFDRPFDAGLQAERTALAWQRTVLSFAIAALVSARLLLNTVSVGSYAVAALGLVLTAVLFWVGHRRYRAVHTILVQASTDRIRLTSAAPLFLWALAVFVLAIVGAVFAVVGVFFVT from the coding sequence GTGACACGCGCCTTCGACCGCCCATTCGATGCCGGCCTGCAAGCGGAACGCACCGCTCTCGCCTGGCAGCGCACGGTGCTGTCGTTTGCCATCGCCGCGCTCGTCTCGGCCAGGCTCCTCCTCAACACCGTGAGCGTTGGAAGCTATGCAGTAGCGGCTCTCGGCCTCGTCTTGACCGCGGTGCTGTTTTGGGTGGGGCACCGCCGCTACCGCGCCGTGCATACGATTCTGGTTCAGGCATCCACCGACCGCATTCGCCTGACGAGTGCAGCCCCGCTGTTCTTGTGGGCTCTTGCAGTCTTTGTGCTCGCTATTGTCGGTGCCGTGTTTGCTGTCGTCGGCGTCTTCTTCGTCACCTAG
- a CDS encoding ABC transporter ATP-binding protein: MSSTSHTTAPRRGRSTSRDNPDDGPRAKFSELFPYLLEHRKVLIFVIILSVLGAGASLAQPLLVSQVITIVEANKSLGTLVWLLVGLVVISGLISGYQHYLLQRTGEGVVLSSRRRLVSRMLNLPISEFDRRRTGDLVSRVGSDTTLLRAVLTQGLVEAIGGSITFVGALIAMLIIDPVLLGLTVLVVAVAVVTVTTLSKRIRIASQKAQRKVGDLAAAVERAISAVRTLRASNATEREIEAVNEDALGAWKMGISVAKISALVVPIAGIALQVSFLVVLGVGGYRVASGAITVANLVAFILFLFLMIMPLGQAFGAITAVNQALGALGRIQEIIKLPSELESDANVVAVASVESDAAITFDNVEFSYPRDSVLVQAESELAELKHAGTEPTAEEIDLTVLRGVSFAVNRGERTAIVGPSGAGKSTILALIERFYDPTGGVVRLGGDDLRGLNREELRAQIGYVEQDAPVLAGTIRQNLLIGAPNATDEECVKVIAAVNLTAVLERNPAGLDAAVGEDGVMLSGGERQRLAIARTLLAAPPILLLDESTSSLDGLNEQMLREAIDAVAENRTLIVIAHRLSTVVDSDQIVVLDKGKVVGVGTHSELVKSTPLYKDLAKHQLLV, translated from the coding sequence ATGAGCTCGACTTCACACACCACTGCGCCTCGCCGCGGCCGTTCTACGTCACGCGACAACCCCGACGATGGGCCTCGCGCCAAGTTCAGCGAGTTGTTTCCTTACCTGCTGGAACATCGCAAGGTTCTGATCTTCGTCATCATCCTGAGCGTGCTCGGCGCCGGCGCGTCCCTCGCGCAGCCGCTGTTGGTCAGCCAGGTCATCACCATCGTCGAAGCAAACAAATCGCTCGGCACCCTTGTGTGGCTCCTCGTCGGTCTAGTCGTCATCTCGGGTCTCATCAGCGGCTACCAGCACTACCTCTTGCAGCGCACCGGTGAGGGCGTCGTGCTTTCGAGCCGTCGTCGCCTAGTGAGCCGGATGCTCAACCTCCCCATCTCGGAGTTCGACCGCCGCCGCACCGGTGACCTCGTCTCCCGTGTCGGCAGCGACACGACCCTGCTGCGCGCCGTGCTCACCCAGGGACTCGTCGAAGCAATTGGTGGCTCGATCACCTTTGTGGGCGCGCTCATCGCGATGCTCATCATTGACCCCGTACTTCTCGGCCTTACCGTGCTGGTGGTTGCGGTCGCCGTCGTCACCGTCACGACGCTGTCGAAGCGCATCCGGATTGCGAGCCAGAAGGCCCAGCGCAAGGTCGGCGATCTGGCTGCAGCGGTGGAACGCGCCATCTCTGCCGTGCGCACGCTGCGGGCATCCAACGCTACTGAGCGTGAGATTGAGGCCGTGAACGAGGATGCGCTCGGTGCTTGGAAGATGGGCATCAGCGTCGCCAAGATCTCGGCTCTCGTCGTTCCGATCGCCGGTATCGCCCTTCAGGTGTCGTTCCTCGTCGTGCTCGGTGTCGGTGGTTACCGCGTCGCCAGCGGTGCGATCACGGTCGCGAACCTGGTGGCGTTCATCCTGTTCCTGTTCCTGATGATCATGCCCCTCGGTCAAGCCTTCGGCGCCATCACCGCCGTGAACCAGGCCCTCGGTGCGCTAGGTCGCATTCAAGAGATCATCAAGCTGCCCAGCGAGCTCGAGTCTGACGCCAACGTTGTTGCTGTCGCCAGCGTCGAATCGGATGCCGCGATCACTTTCGACAACGTCGAATTCTCGTACCCCCGCGATTCAGTGCTCGTTCAAGCAGAATCGGAACTGGCCGAGCTTAAGCACGCTGGCACAGAACCCACTGCCGAAGAAATCGACCTCACCGTTCTGCGCGGAGTCAGCTTCGCCGTGAATCGCGGCGAGCGCACCGCTATCGTCGGCCCCTCTGGTGCCGGCAAGAGCACCATCCTCGCGCTCATCGAGCGCTTCTATGACCCCACGGGTGGCGTTGTGCGGTTGGGCGGCGATGATCTTCGCGGTCTCAATCGCGAAGAGCTGCGCGCCCAGATTGGCTACGTCGAGCAGGATGCTCCTGTGCTCGCGGGCACCATCCGCCAAAACCTTCTCATTGGTGCGCCCAACGCCACCGACGAAGAATGTGTGAAGGTCATCGCCGCCGTGAACCTCACTGCGGTGCTCGAACGCAACCCTGCCGGTTTGGATGCCGCCGTCGGCGAAGACGGAGTGATGCTCTCCGGTGGTGAGCGTCAGCGACTCGCAATCGCCCGCACGCTGCTCGCCGCGCCCCCGATTCTGCTGCTCGACGAATCGACCTCAAGCTTGGACGGCCTCAACGAGCAAATGCTCCGCGAAGCCATCGACGCTGTTGCCGAGAACCGCACGCTCATCGTGATCGCGCACCGTCTGTCGACAGTCGTCGACTCCGATCAGATCGTCGTGCTCGACAAGGGCAAGGTCGTTGGGGTCGGAACCCACTCCGAACTCGTGAAGTCGACCCCGCTCTACAAGGATCTCGCTAAGCACCAGCTGCTCGTGTAA
- a CDS encoding RNA methyltransferase: MPVIPVTELSDPRLADYSHQTDVALRKAQGTEHGLYLAESALVLQRALRSGHRVRSVLALGTSVDEIVELVGDDVPIFTGDGSLLAELTGYVLHRGVIASMHRPPLPTPEALLADARRIVILENVVDPTNVGAIFRSVAGIGADAVLVTEQCSDPFYRRAIRVSMGTVLQVPWTRIGNWADTRALLTASGFQIAALALEDGAVSLRDYAADAPEKVALVLGTEGHGLTREAIDAADTIVQIPMRHGIDSLNVAATAAVAMFALAVE, encoded by the coding sequence GTGCCCGTCATCCCCGTCACCGAGCTCAGCGACCCACGGCTCGCGGACTATTCGCACCAGACCGACGTGGCTCTGCGTAAGGCACAGGGCACCGAGCACGGCCTCTACCTTGCCGAGTCGGCGCTCGTGTTGCAGCGGGCGCTGCGCTCGGGGCATCGCGTGCGCTCTGTGCTCGCGCTCGGCACATCGGTTGACGAAATAGTTGAGCTCGTCGGCGACGACGTGCCCATCTTCACGGGCGACGGCTCACTGCTCGCCGAACTGACCGGCTACGTGCTGCACCGCGGCGTTATCGCGTCGATGCACCGCCCGCCGCTGCCGACTCCCGAAGCTTTGCTAGCGGATGCCCGCCGCATCGTCATTCTCGAAAACGTTGTTGATCCCACCAACGTCGGCGCCATCTTCCGATCCGTCGCCGGGATCGGGGCAGACGCGGTGCTTGTCACCGAGCAGTGCTCCGACCCGTTCTATCGCCGTGCGATCCGCGTCTCGATGGGGACTGTGCTGCAGGTGCCGTGGACCCGCATCGGAAACTGGGCTGACACTCGCGCGCTGCTGACGGCATCCGGATTTCAGATTGCCGCTCTCGCGCTCGAAGATGGTGCGGTGTCGCTGCGTGACTATGCGGCGGATGCTCCCGAGAAGGTTGCGCTCGTGCTCGGCACCGAGGGCCACGGTCTCACGCGCGAGGCTATCGACGCTGCAGACACGATCGTGCAGATACCGATGCGTCACGGCATCGACTCGCTCAACGTTGCCGCGACGGCGGCGGTCGCGATGTTCGCGCTCGCGGTCGAGTAG
- a CDS encoding isochorismatase family protein, with product MVSALFIIDVQNDFTEGGALGVAGGAAVAADITTFLWANAQDYCVVIASRDWHDATNDNGGHFAVDEEPNFVDTWPRHCVAGTTGAEYHPALNTEQISLHVRKGQGVPAYSIFEGTTDDGETVPALLDRLGVDRIDVAGIATDYCVLASAMDAAASGRKVSVLTKLTAGVAPESSVAALATMKEAGITLVPDDE from the coding sequence GTGGTTTCTGCACTGTTCATCATCGACGTACAAAATGACTTCACTGAGGGCGGCGCTCTCGGTGTTGCAGGTGGTGCTGCCGTCGCCGCGGACATCACGACGTTCTTGTGGGCAAACGCCCAAGACTATTGCGTGGTGATTGCGTCCCGAGATTGGCACGATGCCACTAACGACAACGGCGGCCATTTCGCGGTAGATGAAGAGCCCAACTTTGTCGACACGTGGCCTCGACACTGTGTCGCGGGAACTACGGGCGCTGAATACCATCCCGCGCTCAACACGGAGCAGATTTCGTTGCACGTGCGCAAGGGGCAGGGTGTGCCGGCGTACTCGATTTTTGAGGGCACGACCGACGACGGCGAAACAGTTCCGGCGCTGCTCGATCGGCTGGGGGTCGACCGCATTGATGTTGCGGGGATCGCGACCGACTATTGCGTCCTCGCCTCTGCGATGGATGCTGCCGCCAGTGGCCGCAAGGTTTCTGTACTGACGAAGCTGACCGCTGGGGTGGCCCCGGAGTCGAGTGTTGCAGCGCTGGCCACGATGAAAGAGGCGGGCATCACGCTTGTGCCCGATGATGAGTGA
- a CDS encoding D-alanyl-D-alanine carboxypeptidase, whose product MTESASNEPKAPGGLRALVTKHPTAFTVTVAAIVFALLAGVAVFAGISVGSANSAVDLTPDEVTVEKRSQPDAIPGAIAVRTCSVEGLATVATFPSLVGVVTEVATGNVLWSRSADTAASPAHIVTALTGAAALQALGADTRISTKVVDGSTAGSIVLVGGGDPTLATTSASYYRDAPQISELASEAMTRYEELHPGVPITQIVLDSTLWNSGDAWDSNWPERERTGGYHSYVTALMINGDRADPTIAISPRGTDPVKSAGEAFAQAAGLPAVAFTTGAAVGSTVLAEVKSQPVSVLVEQMLNSGDDSIAEALARLVSKKLGENGSASSLAQTIPSALVDAGLTDAGSITIADGSGLSPKNQVSPLFIASFMAKGASGTGAIGAAFSMLPIGGTSGDLYNRFEGDAAAASGKVAAKSGWTYQEHSLGGVVNTEDGNELAFAFYAIGEGISGDARAALDNLVAGVYACGNNLSNY is encoded by the coding sequence GTGACTGAATCAGCTAGTAATGAACCGAAAGCGCCGGGAGGATTACGCGCACTCGTAACCAAACACCCCACCGCATTCACGGTGACGGTTGCGGCTATTGTGTTTGCACTGCTTGCAGGAGTAGCAGTGTTCGCCGGAATTTCGGTTGGCTCCGCTAACTCGGCAGTTGATCTCACCCCAGACGAAGTCACTGTTGAGAAGCGGAGTCAACCGGATGCTATTCCCGGTGCAATAGCGGTGCGTACCTGCTCAGTGGAAGGTCTTGCCACAGTCGCAACGTTCCCCTCGCTCGTTGGGGTGGTGACGGAGGTCGCGACCGGTAATGTGCTGTGGAGTCGCTCTGCTGACACCGCAGCGAGCCCCGCCCATATCGTGACTGCCCTCACGGGGGCCGCGGCGCTTCAGGCGCTCGGCGCGGATACCCGCATTAGCACGAAAGTTGTCGATGGCTCGACAGCAGGTTCGATCGTATTGGTCGGTGGTGGTGACCCGACTTTGGCCACCACTAGCGCGTCGTACTATCGCGATGCCCCCCAGATTTCAGAGCTCGCTTCTGAGGCGATGACCCGGTACGAAGAACTTCATCCAGGCGTGCCGATTACGCAGATCGTGTTGGATTCCACGTTGTGGAATAGCGGTGACGCTTGGGATTCAAACTGGCCAGAACGGGAGCGCACCGGCGGTTACCACTCTTACGTCACCGCTCTCATGATCAACGGCGACCGCGCCGACCCCACCATCGCGATCAGTCCGCGCGGCACTGACCCGGTGAAGTCTGCCGGGGAAGCTTTCGCGCAGGCGGCTGGCCTTCCGGCGGTAGCGTTCACTACCGGGGCTGCGGTGGGCAGCACAGTGCTGGCCGAGGTTAAGTCTCAACCCGTGAGCGTGCTCGTCGAGCAGATGCTCAACAGCGGCGATGACTCTATTGCCGAAGCTCTGGCTCGACTGGTCTCTAAGAAGCTCGGCGAAAATGGCTCTGCTTCGTCTCTCGCCCAGACTATTCCGAGTGCTTTGGTGGATGCCGGACTGACAGATGCCGGGTCCATTACGATCGCCGATGGGTCAGGCTTGAGTCCCAAAAATCAGGTATCCCCGCTGTTCATCGCGAGTTTCATGGCGAAGGGCGCTTCCGGTACTGGCGCAATCGGTGCAGCGTTCTCGATGCTTCCGATCGGCGGAACGAGTGGTGACCTGTACAACCGGTTCGAGGGGGATGCCGCTGCTGCGTCCGGCAAGGTTGCGGCAAAGTCAGGGTGGACCTACCAGGAGCACTCGCTTGGTGGCGTAGTGAACACCGAGGATGGCAACGAGCTTGCTTTCGCTTTCTATGCGATTGGCGAAGGAATCTCCGGGGATGCTCGCGCGGCGCTCGACAACCTCGTTGCTGGTGTTTACGCCTGTGGCAACAATCTCTCCAACTACTAG
- a CDS encoding GntR family transcriptional regulator: MVRTIAAVSVVDALADDLRRRLFSGDLPSGSPVTEALLAEDYNVSRSTSKAAIEKLTTEGLLERGAHKSARVPVLSIEDVRDIYRTRLRLESSALRELAAEHRVPASAAAANERVRQAGAAIAAGGSIAAVEPDMQFHASLVEAIGSPRVERMYRSLVDEVRLCMAQVQGRSLLGVEQIAAEHQEILEHLEAGDAEAAVACLDSHLGRARERLAEAIRASR; encoded by the coding sequence ATGGTTCGAACGATTGCGGCGGTATCTGTCGTGGATGCCCTAGCCGACGATCTGCGACGGCGCCTGTTTTCCGGCGACCTGCCGAGCGGCTCCCCGGTCACGGAAGCGCTCCTCGCCGAGGACTACAACGTTTCGCGGTCAACCTCGAAAGCCGCCATCGAGAAGCTCACCACCGAAGGTCTCCTAGAGCGCGGCGCCCACAAAAGCGCCCGCGTACCAGTGTTGAGCATCGAGGATGTGCGCGATATTTACCGCACTCGACTGCGCCTCGAAAGCTCAGCACTCCGCGAACTTGCGGCAGAACATCGTGTGCCCGCTAGCGCTGCTGCCGCCAACGAACGAGTTCGCCAAGCAGGAGCCGCGATTGCAGCCGGCGGCTCCATCGCTGCGGTCGAACCCGATATGCAGTTTCACGCCTCCCTCGTCGAAGCCATCGGTAGCCCGCGCGTCGAGCGCATGTATCGATCGCTGGTTGACGAAGTGCGTCTCTGTATGGCGCAAGTGCAAGGCAGAAGCCTGCTCGGCGTTGAACAGATTGCGGCAGAACACCAAGAGATTCTCGAGCACCTCGAAGCGGGAGATGCCGAAGCCGCTGTTGCCTGCCTGGACAGTCACCTTGGCCGAGCAAGAGAGCGGCTAGCAGAGGCGATTCGCGCTTCACGCTAA